In one Brienomyrus brachyistius isolate T26 chromosome 12, BBRACH_0.4, whole genome shotgun sequence genomic region, the following are encoded:
- the lyar gene encoding cell growth-regulating nucleolar protein yields the protein MVFFTCNACGESLKKAQVDKHVFICRGCEVLSCIDCGKDFWGDDYKNHTQCISEDQKYGGKGYEAKSKKGDVKQQQWIQRIHEAMNKPGINPKLKDVLNQVSSYENVPRKKAKFQNWMKNSLRIHSAALQDQVWEIFSAASGSQPESESRWESESQQESEPQRLAQDKAPKARQNGNGTAAPLQKKSKQERKEDRRQRSGLYGVGAEDEGDSTERTKKKKKRKRGEEDSNAAEGEGHTKKQKKHKPNGTGEYLLAIEDEEKAEEDEGQPSSKGKFNWKGTMKAILRQSPEEGISIKKLKKKVLAEYYTFTGEGNFRSEEELISLFNKKVNNNPKFRVLKDKVRLVK from the exons ATGGTGTTCTTCACGTGCAACGCATGTGGCGAGTCGCTGAAGAAAGCTCAGGTGGACAAGCATGTGTTCATCTGCAGGGGCTGTGAGGTTTTATCGTGTATTGACTGTGGAAAAGATTTCTG GGGAGATGATTATAAAAATCACACCCAGTGCATCAGTGAAGACCAGAAGTATGGTGGTAAGGGATATGAGGCCAAATCAAAGAAGGGAGACGTGAAACAGCAGCAGTGGATTCAG AGAATTCACGAAGCAATGAATAAACCAGGCATTAATCCAAAGCTGAAGGATGTTCTTAATCAAGTCAGCTCCTACGAGAATGTGCCAAGGAAGAAGGCAAAGTTTCAG AACTGGATGAAGAACAGTTTAAGGATCCACAGTGCTGCCTTGCAAGATCAAGTGTGGGAGATCTTCTCAGCAGCCAGTGGCTCGCAGCCTGAGAGCGAGTCACGATGGGAGAGTGAGTCGCAACAGGAGAGCGAGCCACAGCGGTTGGCCCAGGACAAGGCCCCGAAGGCGCGGCAGAATGGCAATGGGACTGCAGCCCCATTGCAAAAGAAGAGCAAACAGGAGCGCAAGGAGGACAGGCGGCAACGATCCGGCCTTTATGGTGTGGGGGCGGAGGACGAAGGCGATTCCACTGAGAGgacgaagaagaagaagaagaggaagaggggTGAGGAGGACAGCAATGCTGCTGAGGGAGAAGGGCACACCAAAAAACAGAAGAAGCACAAACCAAATGGCACAGGAG AGTACCTCTTGGCCATTGAGGATGAGGAGAAAGCTGAAGAGGATGAAGGCCAGCCCAGTAGCAAAG GTAAATTTAATTGGAAGGGAACCATGAAAGCAATTCTGAGACAGTCCCCGGAGGAAGGAATATCAATaaagaaactgaaaaaaaag gtcCTAGCAGAATATTACACCTTCACCGGAGAGGGGAACTTCCGGTCCGAGGAAGAGCTGATATCGCTCTTCAACAAGAAAGTCAACAACAACCCCAAGTTTCGTGTCCTCAAGGACAAAGTCAGACTTGTGAAATGA
- the tmem128 gene encoding transmembrane protein 128, with product MAGALADSELQSLRNRFKKDAEFVLRGVSENDTGEKSSEDKDAKPLPRFNRHSIFWIVASIGLTYYTDFVSVLMKDENIKSWWFNVGVALLGVSLAMALFSIVYLDWFRGVRQYDVQYPAIAPVTTATFIAASCSFNIALWPVWSICTPIILFTQFMGIVMFISLLG from the exons ATGGCGGGCGCGTTAGCAGACAGCGAGCTGCAAAGTCTTCGGAATCGTTTCAAAAAAGATGCAGAGTTTGTTTTGCGCGGGGTTTCTGAAAATGACACTGGAGAGAAGA GTTCGGAGGACAAAGATGCAAAACCTCTCCCTCGGTTTAACCGTCACTCTATCTTCTGGATTGTGGCTTCCATCGGGCTGACTTACTACACTGATTTTGTCTCTGTCCTCATGAAAGATGAGAACATTAAAAG CTGGTGGTTCAACGTGGGTGTGGCCCTGCTGGGAGTGAGCCTGGCGATGGCGCTCTTCAGCATCGTCTACCTCGACTGGTTCCGGGGGGTCCGGCAGTATGACGTTCAGTACCCAGCCATCGCACCCGTGACCACTGCCACCTTCATCGCCGCCTCCTGCAG CTTCAATATAGCGCTTTGGCCCGTGTGGTCAATCTGCACTCCCATTATCCTCTTCACCCAGTTCATGGGAATTGTGATGTTCATCTCCCTACTTGGCTGA